One stretch of Excalfactoria chinensis isolate bCotChi1 chromosome 2, bCotChi1.hap2, whole genome shotgun sequence DNA includes these proteins:
- the LOC140248585 gene encoding uncharacterized protein isoform X2, with amino-acid sequence MGACNGSVSPLSLITALTPGSSLPKPCNVTGGGDPGSPLGSGTESLADRMEVPPGKALPDPRFPPALEPSWNPSSLERVKDESERGKYSQGSSRLLKKLLKEMKKAERGMEQPIEQDALQEGSHPTLPSSDSVTEAAPTTSMPGMNAKKSTKAAVDRSVRKRHMMVILKALLLSALVLACGTVLWICKKYWPCMRKERTAEQAHPETDGEGVPTGDECRMELGEAAGENLAQSNENLNNSPRPFCSAIRNILSKCQHLFICKTTPCSN; translated from the exons ATGGGCGCATGCAATGGGAGTGTTTCGCCTCTGTCCTTGATTACAGCTTTGACACCAGGCAGTAGCTTACCAAAGCCATGCA ATGTGACTGGAGGAGGTGATCCAGGTTCCCCTCTAGGTTCTGGGACCGAAAGTCTGGCAGATCGCATGG AAGTGCCCCCAGGGAAAGCCTTGCCCGATCCTCGCTTTCCTCCTGCACTGGAGCCCAGCTGGAATCCCAGCA GTCTGGAAAGAGTAAAGGACGAATCCGAACGAGGAAAATACTCCCAGGGCTCATCCCGTCTCCTAAAGAaactgctgaaggaaatgaagaaggcagAGCGTG gaatGGAACAGCCAATCGAGCAGGAtgcactgcaggaaggcagccatCCCACTCTGCCCAGCTCGGACAGTGTAACAGAGGCAGCACCAACAACTAGCATGCCAG GGATGAAtgccaagaaaagcacaaaggctGCTGTTGACAGGTCTGTGCGAAAGCGCCACATGATGGTGATTctcaaagctctgctgctgtctgcgcTGGTGCTGGCCTGTGGTACTGTGCTATGGATATGCAAAAAATACTG GCCGTGcatgaggaaagagagaacagcagagcaagctCATCCTGAGACCGACGGTGAGGGTGTTCCAACTGGAGATGAGTGCAGAatggagctgggagaggcagcaggagagAATCTTGCCCAGTCAAACGAGAATCTCAACAACAGTCCCAGACCATTCTGTTCTGCCATCAGA
- the LOC140248585 gene encoding uncharacterized protein isoform X1, translating into MSTTRGYLNMMGVPLQAPRNCFQGASVWKGEKSVGKESPALIASCVILTGRMFNGSCSVPRLLADVTGGGDPGSPLGSGTESLADRMEVPPGKALPDPRFPPALEPSWNPSSLERVKDESERGKYSQGSSRLLKKLLKEMKKAERGMEQPIEQDALQEGSHPTLPSSDSVTEAAPTTSMPGMNAKKSTKAAVDRSVRKRHMMVILKALLLSALVLACGTVLWICKKYWPCMRKERTAEQAHPETDGEGVPTGDECRMELGEAAGENLAQSNENLNNSPRPFCSAIRNILSKCQHLFICKTTPCSN; encoded by the exons ATGAGCACCACACGGGGTTACTTAAATATGATGGGGGTGCCCCTGCAGGCGCCCAGGAACTGTTTCCAAGGTGCTTCCGTgtggaagggagagaagagtGTTGGGAAGGAATCCCCAGCTTTAATTGCATCCTGTGTCATTCTGACTGGAAGGATGTTTAATGGGAGTTGCTCTGTCCCGCGTTTGCTTGCAGATGTGACTGGAGGAGGTGATCCAGGTTCCCCTCTAGGTTCTGGGACCGAAAGTCTGGCAGATCGCATGG AAGTGCCCCCAGGGAAAGCCTTGCCCGATCCTCGCTTTCCTCCTGCACTGGAGCCCAGCTGGAATCCCAGCA GTCTGGAAAGAGTAAAGGACGAATCCGAACGAGGAAAATACTCCCAGGGCTCATCCCGTCTCCTAAAGAaactgctgaaggaaatgaagaaggcagAGCGTG gaatGGAACAGCCAATCGAGCAGGAtgcactgcaggaaggcagccatCCCACTCTGCCCAGCTCGGACAGTGTAACAGAGGCAGCACCAACAACTAGCATGCCAG GGATGAAtgccaagaaaagcacaaaggctGCTGTTGACAGGTCTGTGCGAAAGCGCCACATGATGGTGATTctcaaagctctgctgctgtctgcgcTGGTGCTGGCCTGTGGTACTGTGCTATGGATATGCAAAAAATACTG GCCGTGcatgaggaaagagagaacagcagagcaagctCATCCTGAGACCGACGGTGAGGGTGTTCCAACTGGAGATGAGTGCAGAatggagctgggagaggcagcaggagagAATCTTGCCCAGTCAAACGAGAATCTCAACAACAGTCCCAGACCATTCTGTTCTGCCATCAGA